The Diabrotica undecimpunctata isolate CICGRU chromosome 3, icDiaUnde3, whole genome shotgun sequence genome includes the window GTAGGAATATGAAACCACTGTTGAGAATTAGAAAGTGATTGAATGCTTTGTATACGATTAGCAATAAAAACCTTATAAAGATGTGGTGAGGATTTGGTCCATGAAAGAACAATAGTAGaatcagaataataataaatttttgacaCATGCAGTTGTAGAgaatcttttattttattcatgaGCTCGGCCAATAATAATGCTGCACATAGCTCTAATCTAGGAATAGTTAAAATTTTCAAATGTGCTACTCTGTTTTTAGCGCAAAGTAGGTCAACCGAAATAGTTCCTGAATTATCTATGGACTTCACATAAATAACTGCCCCATAAGCTGATTCTGAAGAGTCAGCAAATCCATGAAGTTCTATAACTTCAGCCGAGATGCATAATGCATGCCTTGGTATTTGTAACTTCTGAAGCAAGTGGATTTGATCTTTGAATTGTTGCCATTGATATGTTAAGTTCAAAGGAATTGATTCATCCCATGTGATACACAGTTGCCACAATCTTTGTACTATTAACTTGGCTGTTACTGTATACGGAAGTAACAGTCCAAGAGGGTCAAATATCTGAGAAATAATGCTTAAAATAGACCTTTTTGTGACAGGATCGGAAAATTGATCTCTGATTGTATACATTAAAACATCATTTTTTGGATGCCATAAAAGTCCATGGGTTTTTGTAGGTTCGTCTATGCCTAAATTGACAAATGATTCAGGGTTAGTGGATGAGTTTGCAATTTCGATAGAATTAGAAACGAATTTTCTAAGTGGAAATCCAAAAGTATTTAAAATGGTTGACAACATGGACCTTATATGTTGAACCTCTTCAATTGTTGATCCACCAGTGAGCAGGTCGTCAACATAAAAATCCTTTAGTATGATTTTACTAATGAAAGGATGTTTCTCGGAAATATTGTAAGCTACTTTATGGAGGCAACGGATGGCAAGGAACGAAGCAGACGCTGTCCCATATGTGACAGTGTTTAGTTCGTACACAGATATAGGATTAGAAGGATCACTTCGCCAAAGAATGCGTTGCAGTGAACGCAATTTAGGATCAACTAGTACCTGCCGGTACATTTTCTCAATATCAGCTCCCAATACAAAGTTGTGCTTTCTAAAACGAATCAGTATTGAAAATAAATCATCCTGCACCACCGGGCCGACCATCATAAGATCATTTAAGGAAAGACCAGAAGAAGTCTTTGCAGACCCATCAAATACAACTCTAAGTTTGGTAGTGGTGCTATCAGATTTAAAGACGCAATGATGAGGTAAAAAATAACCTAAAGATAGACTTGAATCAGAAACCAATGTCATATGTTCCATAGCTATATATTCATCAATAAATTTCGAATATTGAATCTTTAAATCAAGATTTTTAGCAAATTTTCTCTCTAACGAATAAAGACGGTTTTCAGCAATATCTCGAGACTCTCCCAACTTATTAATAGGTTCCTTCAAaggaaatttaacaacaaaacgATCATTTGGGTGAAAAATAGTATTTTCTACGAAATGCTTTTCACAATAGGATTCCTCTAGAGAAAAATGTTTTCTTGAAGGATACTCATTAATATCCCAAAATTTTTCCAATTGATAGTTTAATGAAGACTCTATAGAAGTTTCATTATTCATAATAAAATTGCAATGAGTTGTGGTGAATTTTGATTCATCCAATCGAATCGGACCAGAAATTATCCATCCGAATAAAGTTTTTTGCAATATAGGTGAATTCGTTCCAAGTTTTATTTGTCCAGAGCAAAGTAGTTCCCAAAAAGATCCTGCTCCTATTAGAAGATCAATAGGTGTGCTTTCATTGAAATCAGGATCAGCTAGCAATATATTAGACGGTAAGTCAAGTAAATCTTTATCAAAGGATATACACGGAATGCAAGGTGTAATCATGTCAACTACCAAACACGATAAAGATGCATTGTATGCAGTAGTACGAGAATAAACTGTAACTAATGTTTTCAAATTGACCTTGGAAGTACTTTGATTTATTCCTGCAACGGACATATTTATTTTGTCTACACACAGATTAAGTTTTTTGCAACAAGCATCTGTAATAAAATTACTTTGCGAGCCACTATCTAGCAAGATTCTACAATTATGAGAATTCCCTTGATCATCAAGAACAGTCACTCGAGCTGTAGAAAGTAAAATACAATCCTTGTTTTCCACTGAACATAAAGTATTTGAAAACGATGCGACAGCGTTGGAAGTGCTAGGCTGCTCTTGCGAGCCAAAATGATCAGACTGAGATTCAGAAGTTTGAGATTTAGAAGGTACTGATtgtttatcgaaatgaagaagAGTGTTATGTAAGTTACTGCATTTTCTACATTTACTAGAGGTGCAATTTTTAGTAAAATGATTATTACGTTAACAATTAATGCATAGTTTAAGTTGCTTAACACGCTCGTATCTTAATTTAGGACTGAGTTGTAAAAACTTGGAGCAATTCTGAATGATGTGATTTTGTTTACAAAACGTGCATGTTGCAGCATTAGTGGAAGTCAAAGCCTTTGGCTTATGACTGAAAGTATTAGATTTGCCAATGAATTTTGAATCAGGTTGTTGAGCTTTAAGGAGGTTACATCTatcttttaaaaattcaataaaatcatTAAGATTGGGTTGTTTAAGCTTTGTGATTTTTGATACCTTAGAATCCCATTTTTGCTTAGTTTTATTATCTAACTTaagataaattgtgtttattaatAAGGTATCCCAATAATCGGTAGGCTCACCAAGAGTTTTTAGCACCCGCAGATTTTGAATTAGTTTATCTTGAATATGCTTAAGATCATAATGTGATTCTTTAGAGATTGGTTCTAGTTTTAATATTTGTCTAACATGAAAATTTATGAGGGCATTGGTGTCTTCATATTGCTCCAATAAACTTTGCCAAGCTACATCATAACTGTCTTCCGAAATTTGTAAATTCCGTACAGTTTCAGCTGCTTCACCTTTCAAGGCAAGTCTTAAGTAATGAAACTTTTGAACCTTTGACAAATTAGGTTTATTGTGAATGACAGAGATAAAAGTATCCCTAAAAAATAGCCAGTCTCCAAAAGAACCATCAAAACAAGGCAAATTGATATCAGGCAGTTTAAGACCAATATCATAAACAGGAAATGGTGTGTGAACCGAAGGCAATGGAAGTGTTTTAGagtcaacaaaatcattagataCCATGTTTATGCCATTATTATTTGGCAAAGAGAAGTTAATGTTCGATGCTGTATTTACATTGGTAGCTTGTAATGTGTTGGCAATGTTGCACTCAATACTACTAGGTACAACTAGAATATTTTCTTCAGCATTTACAACTTTGAGAGGCTTTTGACTATTGTCAGAAATAACTGATTTAGAGGAGCTTGATTTACTTCTTATTTCTTCAAGTTCTTTTTTAGCAagagaaattaatttaaaataagtttcttCAAACTGTTCCCGTTCAAAATCATCAGTTAAAAAATCTCCGTCAACAAGTGGTGAAGCCACCTCTATACTATATTGAATGTTATTGAAGTCATCTAAAATTCCTAGAATATTGTTATAGCGCAAATCGAgttgattaaaatctttattagaagacgagatatatttatttaaaaatgaatgaAAACGAGTGAGAGTTGATTTAATAATTTTACGTTTACCTTTTAAAAGATCTAAATCATCCGCCATTTTGTGAGATAAAGCAAATAAAAGCTTgactaaatgtttattttatgaaAGAAAACACAGCGATAATTATTACGAGGTATACTCTTAGTTCTATAGAATGAactttatgtttatttattgcaAATTTAAATCGATTCGATAATACTAATAATTTATGGAGGTTATAATAACAATATTACGACAAATGTTAGGAATTAATTACTGTAACCAAAGAAGTATAGTAACAAATTATGCAAGGTTATATTGTTATTGACTAAAATATGGTCAAGTATCATTTAATTTTGACCAATCGAAACCAACATTTCATCCAACGACAACTTAAACTGATTCtgattcaaataaagaaaactgAAAAAACTCATATAATGTATATATGCCTTATACCTTGCAAAATGTCCAAGTCTCCATTCCAAAACCAACTCCTTCAAGGTTATGACGAAAAcgatgttttaattttaattattggcACTATTAATTCCAATCCAGCGATGAAGGACCATGAAAAAAGGGCTTTCCGTAAATTTGATTATAACAAATATACGTTCTTCTGCGATAATCAGAAGGaaaattcttgtttttaaaatatttattttacgactattaaaaatacaattataaagtAAGGTTGTTTCTTGTCGAGTTCTTGATGTCACTTGTCATAAAAAAATGGGTCAGCTCACGCCTCCATGCGCATAGGATCAACACAGAGTCGTTCAAGGTTCAAAAAGAAAGTTTGAATATATGGCGGGACGCAAcaatggggttaagacctggacttctgggtggccaagaaataggtgcgtcacgaccccttccaattcaccgaccaggatactgcctgcaaaggtattcccagACTTCATTACtataatgcggtggagcgccatcttgtagaaccCACACATTTTGTCTTATTGCAATAtttacttcttccaaatactcttgtaaatcgtttgccaaaaactgtaaataattatcaccatttaaattgttgggaagaaatactgggcctattagattgttatccacaattcctgtccaaacattaactAAGAATTGAGGTAATGAGCCGTTTTTTTGGCGTGAAGATTTTCGTCGGCCCTCGTTATGAtagtttgttattccatttctactgaaggtagcctcgtcggtaaacaaaatatttctaataaaattaacattattttccattaacaaccaatggcaaaatccaatccttttaggataatcttcaatcAATAACTCTTGAACCTTTGTTAAGtaagggtttaagcagctgatccttcaaacgcctccaaactcTTACCTggggaacatttagttgagcagctattacccttgtacttgttccagggactttttcaatgatttctaaaatgtcttcatcagttgcatccattattggacgaccactattgccaacAACTTGCCGTTGGAATGTTCTTGTTtaccgtaaacgacgatcaatggtcagaaataatcgtctatcggatgtatttcgattggggtattttactgcataacgccttgcggctgctgcactatttccttgatattcacctacgatattcccgatagcttattaaaattataatttaatctgatccaacttacccaaggTTAAATatatatctgccatttcctgaaatgtgtaggccatgtcacaaaattcatttaatttgaacgtactcaaaagcttggggggatttagggctgcactgcacatcccccttaaaatttttttggGCGCTTagattttgtggttttttttgtatgaaaaatccTTTCAGAACAAGAAGTAAcggttttttttacaaaatatcaggtagtttaggagatatgcaaaaaaacaatttttattttgtaacttttgtactaaggtagatgggattcaatcaatttatttttgtcccgaAAAGTCCCGtttagtcaacggaatacgtctaaacaacattagatatgccgacgacgcagtagtttttgcagatagtctgaaCGATTTGCAAAGAATATTGTCgcatatatcagatataagtagagaacacggacttgatcttgatacaaagaaaacaaagtacatggtagtcagtaagcgcgaaatattaaatacacagcttttggttaatcAACATCCAATTGAAatagtggacagctacacataccttggtaccaacattaacagccgatgggatcactccagtgaaataaaacaacgcataggaagagcgagatcggcgttcataatgatgaagtcttttttcagaagtcacgatttaccacttgctaccaaaatctctctcattagatgctatgtattttctacgttattatacggagtaaaggcctggacactttccgaagcttctttaagaaaactcgaggcattccaGATGTGGtgttattttaagaatttcatgggtggattgTGTGACTAATGGTGAGGTCCTACGTAAAATAGGCAAAGAATGCTAGATTATTAACATTAttaaagagcgcaaactagaatatcttggccatgttatgaggaatgaacagagatacggcttgccgcaactcattcttcagggcaaggtatttggaaagagagaaccaggaagaagaagattattttgGCTTCAAAACCCGAGAAAgcggtttaatacatcgacaaccggactattcaaaatagcagcaagcaaagttaggatagccatgttgatcgccaacatccggaacggataggcatcgtaagaagaagaagaagaagatttttgtccccggaatgcgtgatttaattatttatgatatatctttttgaaacaccctgtttaacttgttaaatacaacttatatattagattatacactaaattatata containing:
- the LOC140435774 gene encoding uncharacterized protein, whose translation is MSVAGINQSTSKVNLKTLVTVYSRTTAYNASLSCLVVDMITPCIPCISFDKDLLDLPSNILLADPDFNESTPIDLLIGAGSFWELLCSGQIKLGTNSPILQKTLFGWIISGPIRLDESKFTTTHCNFIMNNETSIESSLNYQLEKFWDINEYPSRKHFSLEESYCEKHFVENTIFHPNDRFVVKFPLKEPINKLGESRDIAENRLYSLERKFAKNLDLKIQYSKFIDEYIAMEHMTLVSDSSLSLGYFLPHHCVFKSDSTTTKLRVVFDGSAKTSSGLSLNDLMMVGPVVQDDLFSILIRFRKHNFVLGADIEKMYRQVLVDPKLRSLQRILWRSDPSNPISVYELNTVTYGTASASFLAIRCLHKVAYNISEKHPFISKIILKDFYVDDLLTGGSTIEEVQHIRSMLSTILNTFGFPLRKFVSNSIEIANSSTNPESFVNLGIDEPTKTHGLLWHPKNDVLMYTIRDQFSDPVTKRSILSIISQIFDPLGLLLPYTVTAKLIVQRLWQLCITWDESIPLNLTYQWQQFKDQIHLLQKLQIPRHALCISAEVIELHGFADSSESAYGAVIYVKSIDNSGTISVDLLCAKNRVAHLKILTIPRLELCAALLLAELMNKIKDSLQLHVSKIYYYSDSTIVLSWTKSSPHLYKVFIANRIQSIQSLSNSQQWFHIPTKKNPADLLSRGIPALELCNSDLWWHGPEELLLPSSLWSINGTPLVPCSELPEIKSIKTIVLNTNQIQDFKGIPYLNKFSNLTRLTRVFAYVLRFVNNTRHTPFKCTDHLTVEEINSSMIQLVKLVQSDKFTLEIKAIKILLPKDHILSKLIILDQHNQLMHAGPQLNLYTLRERYWILDARNLVRKIIHNCIVCFKYSCVPLQPLMGELPPERVTPSRPFYNTGVDYAGPFMIRDRFNKPYKTIKAYICLFICMATKAVHLELVGDLTTHSFLSALRRFSSRRGKPSVIFSDNGTNFVGAYKELGLFLKQASKTIHINLSLEGISWKFIPAKAPHFGGLWERGIRSVKFHLKRVVGTNVLSYEQFLTVLVQIEGILNSRPLHPLSSDPNATTPLSPSHFLIGEAITSIPEPNYLNTPTNRLKQFQLTQVITQDFWYRWSRDYIGQLQAREKWKNNSPNLLQPGTLVIVKEDDLPPQKWLTGRISEVFPSVDGVIRTATVKTLNGSYQRPVTKLCVLPII